A single region of the Balaenoptera ricei isolate mBalRic1 chromosome 12, mBalRic1.hap2, whole genome shotgun sequence genome encodes:
- the BACH2 gene encoding transcription regulator protein BACH2, protein MSVDEKPDSPMYVYESTVHCTNILLGLNDQRKKDILCDVTLIVERKEFRAHRAVLAACSEYFWQALVGQTRNDLVVSLPEEVTARGFGPLLQFAYTAKLLLSRENIREVIRCAEFLRMHNLEDSCFSFLQTQLLNSEDGLFVCRKDGACQRPHEDRENSAGEEEEEEEETMDSETAKMACPRDQMLPDPISFEATAIPVPEKEEVLLPESDVPADTKESAAKDALTQYPRYKKYQLACTKNVYSASSHSTSGFASTFSEDNSGSSLKPGLAMGQIKSEPPSEENEEESITLCLSGDEPDVKDRAGDVEMDRKQPRPAPAPAPAPPAGAACLERSRGASSPSCLRSLFSLTKSVELSGLPGTSQQHFARSSACPFDKGITQGDLKSDYAPFPGNYGQPHMGQKDASSFTVGSPLKGPGLEALCKQEGELDRRSVIFSSSACDQASTAVHSYSGVSGLDKDLSEPVPKGLWVGTGQSIPSSQAYPHGGLMAEHLPGRMRPNTSCPVPIKVCPRSPPLETRTRTSSSCSSYSYAEDGSGGSPCSLPLCEFSSSPCSQGARFLATEHQEPGLMGDGMYNQVRPQIKCEQSYGTNSSDESGSFSEADSESCPVQDRGQEVKLPFPVDQITDLPRNDFQMMIKMHKLTSEQLEFIHDVRRRSKNRIAAQRCRKRKLDCIQNLECEIRKLVCEKEKLLSERNQLKACMGELLDNFSCLSQEVCRDIQSPEQIQALHRYCPVLRPMGLPTASGMNPVPLGAEQNLAAPQCAVEESVPCCLEQGTAAPGPPWAPSSTSENCTSARRLEGTDPGTFSDRGPPLEPRSQTVTVDFCQEMTDKCTTDEQPRKDYT, encoded by the exons GTCACGGCCAGGGGGTTTGGGCCGCTGTTGCAGTTCGCCTACACCGCCAAGCTGTTACTCAGCAGAGAAAACATCCGCGAGGTCATCCGCTGTGCCGAGTTCCTGCGCATGCACAACCTGGAGGACTCCTGCTTCAGCTTCCTGCAGACCCAGCTCCTGAACAGCGAGGATGGCCTGTTTGTGTGCCGAAAGGACGGTGCGTGCCAGCGCCCGCACGAGGACCGTGAGAACAGCGccggagaggaagaggaggaagaggaggagacgaTGGATTCGGAGACGGCCAAGATGGCTTGCCCCAGGGACCAGATGCTTCCAGACCCCATCAGCTTTGAGGCCACTGCCATCCCAGTACCAGAGAAGGAAGAAGTTTTGCTGCCGGAGTCCGACGTGCCCGCGGACACCAAGGAGAGCGCGGCAAAGGACGCGTTAACGCAGTACCCCAGATACAAGAAATACCAGCTTGCATGTACCAAGAATGTCTATAGCGCATCATCACACAGTACCTCAGGTTTTGCAAGCACATTCAGTGAAGATAACTCTGGCAGCAGCCTCAAGCCGGGGCTTGCCATGGGGCAGATCAAAAGCGAGCCGCCCAGCGAAGAGAACGAAGAAGAGAGCATCACGCTCTGCCTGTCTGGAGATGAGCCTGACGTCAAAGACAGAGCCGGGGACGTGGAAATGGACCGGAaacagccccgccccgcccccgcgcccgcccccgccccccctgcCGGGGCCGCCTGCCTGGAGAGGTCCAGGGGCGCGTCCTCCCCCTCCTGCTTGAGGTCTCTGTTTAGCCTAACAAAAAGTGTGGAGTTGTCCGGCCTGCCCGGTACCTCTCAGCAGCACTTTGCCAGGAGTTCCGCGTGCCCTTTTGACAAGGGGATCACTCAGGGTGACCTTAAAAGTGACTACGCCCCTTTCCCGGGCAATTACGGACAGCCCCACATGGGCCAGAAGGACGCGTCCAGCTTCACAGTGGGGTCGCCCCTCAAGGGGCCTGGGTTGGAGGCGCTCTGTAAACAGGAAGGAGAGCTGGACCGGAGAAGTGTGATCTTCTCCTCCAGCGCTTGTGACCAAGCGAGCACCGCGGTGCACTCGTATTCTGGGGTAAGCGGTTTGGACAAAGATCTCTCTGAGCCGGTGCCAAAGGGCCTGTGGGTGGGGACTGGCCAGTCCATCCCCAGCTCACAGGCCTACCCTCACGGTGGGCTGATGGCTGAACACTTGCCCGGAAGGATGCGGCCCAACACCAGCTGCCCGGTGCCAATCAAAGTCTGCCCTCGCTCGCCCCCGTTGGAGACCAGGACTAGAACTTCGAGCTCGTGCTCGTCCTACTCGTACGCCGAGGACGGGAGCGGGGGCTCGCCCTGCAGCCTTCCTCTCTGCGAGTTCTCCTCCTCGCCCTGTTCCCAGGGAGCCAGATTCCTTGCCACAGAACATCAGGAACCAGGCCTGATGGGAGATGGAATGTACAACCAAGTCCGACCCCAGATTAAATGTGAGCAGTCTTACGGCACCAACTCCAGCGACGAATCCGGATCGTTCTCGGAAGCAGACAGTGAGTCGTGTCCTGTGCAGGACAGGGGCCAGGAG GTCAAACTTCCCTTTCCTGTAGATCAAATCACAGATCTTCCAAGGAATGATTTCCAGATGATGATTAAGATGCACAAGCTAACCTCAGAGCAGTTGGAGTTCATTCACGACGTCCGCCGGCGCAGCAAGAACCGCATCGCGGCCCAGCGCTGCCGCAAGAGGAAGCTGGACTGTATTCAGAACTTAGAATGTGAAATCCGCAAACTG GTGTGTGAGAAAGAGAAGCTGTTGTCGGAGAGGAATCAGCTGAAAGCGTGCATGGGGGAACTGCTGGACAACTTCTCCTGCCTTTCCCAGGAAGTCTGCCGAGATATCCAGAGCCCCGAGCAGATCCAGGCCCTGCATCGGTACTGCCCTGTCCTCAGACCCATGGGTCTCCCCACAGCCTCTGGTATGAACCCCGTGCCCTTGGGCGCGGAGCAGAACCTTGCCGCCCCCCAGTGTGCGGTGGAGGAAAGCGTGCCCTGCTGCTTGGAGCAGGGCACAGCGGCCCCCGGGCCCCCCTGGGCGCCCAGCAGCACCTCAGAGAACTGTACTTCTGCTCGGAGGCTGGAAGGCACTGACCCAGGAACCTTCTCAGACAGAGGACCTCCTCTGGAACCCAGGAGCCAAACGGTGACCGTGGACTTCTGCCAGGAAATGACTGATAAGTGTACAACCGATGAACAGCCCAGGAAAGATTACACCTAG